The following proteins are encoded in a genomic region of Chryseobacterium cucumeris:
- a CDS encoding GH92 family glycosyl hydrolase, producing MKKGLIAFSIFITQIISAQSYSQYVNPFIGTGGHGHTFPGAIVPFGMVQLSPDTRIDGSWDGCGGYHYSDSVIYGFSHTHLNGTGVSDYGDIMLIPTMGNPSLNSKDYSSKFSHKNEKATAGFYAVKLDKNNIDVRLTTTKRVGYHEYTFNNAGNANIILDLNHRDKLLEGEVKIIDDKTIEVFRRSEAWATNQYIYARIEFSKPMKISKKEVNGKQENNLFTGTKLALAFSATVKKGEKINVKVSVSPTGYEGAGKNMLAEGQSGDFDTVRKQAQSDWDKELSKIEVKSDDKNKLTVFYTALYHVFTQPNINMDVDGRYRGRDNKLYTANGFDYYTVFSLWDTFRGAHPLMTLIDRKRTADFINTFIKQYEQGGKLPVWELASNETECMIGYHSVSVIADAMAKGIQGFDYEKAFQAAKGSAMQDIFGLNAYKQNHYISIDDEHESVSKTVEYAYDDWCIAQMAKILGKKEEYQEFMKRSQNWKNLYNPKTGFMQPRKNGNWYEPFDPREVNNNYTEGNSWHYSYSVQQDIPGLIAAHGGKEKFEQFIDAIFTAPDKTTGREQVDITGLMGQYAQGNEPSHHIAYLYNFVDKPEKTDAKIKYILDNFYKNTPDGLIGNEDCGQMSAWYVLSSMGIYSVTPGLPEWETTTPYFDEIKIHLEDGTTRTITKTTGRAELKKLGFENVKPAKDFKYPEQTASPVIAADRIFDFSTKVEITPLNPSDKVYYMTMDESDSNKRKTFSTYKGPFSITKTTQVMAYAERNGEKSSVTTAHFNRRPNYWDINILSKVTPQYSATGNLALIDGIRGDVNWRKGEWHGYQGQNFEAVIDLKSPQNIKYLSSTYLQDSKAWILMPKKVEYYASMNGKDFVLLKTVDNTIDPKDEKVQIKDFSTEILPTEARYIKVKAYYFGKLPEWHQGAGGDAYIFIDEIAVK from the coding sequence ATGAAAAAAGGGCTTATTGCATTTTCTATATTTATTACTCAGATCATTTCTGCACAGAGCTATTCCCAATATGTGAATCCGTTTATAGGAACCGGAGGGCATGGCCACACTTTTCCCGGGGCAATCGTTCCATTCGGGATGGTACAGCTTTCTCCCGATACAAGAATTGATGGAAGCTGGGACGGATGCGGCGGATATCATTATTCGGATTCTGTCATCTATGGTTTTTCTCATACGCATTTAAATGGTACAGGAGTTTCTGATTATGGAGACATTATGCTGATACCTACTATGGGAAATCCAAGCCTGAACAGCAAAGACTATTCTTCGAAATTTTCGCATAAAAATGAAAAAGCAACAGCAGGATTCTATGCTGTAAAATTAGATAAAAATAATATTGATGTTCGCCTTACAACGACAAAAAGAGTCGGGTATCATGAATACACTTTCAACAATGCCGGAAATGCCAATATTATCTTAGACCTCAACCACAGAGACAAACTTCTGGAAGGAGAAGTAAAGATCATTGATGATAAAACCATTGAGGTTTTCAGAAGAAGTGAAGCATGGGCCACCAACCAGTATATCTATGCCAGAATTGAGTTTTCAAAGCCTATGAAAATTTCAAAAAAAGAAGTTAACGGAAAGCAGGAAAACAATCTTTTTACCGGAACAAAACTGGCCCTGGCATTTTCAGCCACCGTTAAAAAAGGAGAAAAGATCAATGTAAAAGTTTCTGTTTCTCCTACAGGATATGAAGGAGCAGGAAAAAATATGCTGGCAGAAGGACAGTCAGGCGATTTTGACACTGTAAGAAAGCAAGCTCAATCTGACTGGGACAAAGAGCTTTCAAAAATTGAGGTGAAATCTGATGATAAAAACAAATTGACCGTTTTTTACACTGCTCTATATCACGTTTTCACACAACCCAACATCAATATGGATGTAGACGGAAGATACAGAGGTAGAGATAATAAGCTTTATACCGCCAATGGTTTTGATTATTATACGGTATTTTCACTTTGGGACACCTTCAGAGGAGCACATCCGCTGATGACTTTAATCGACAGAAAAAGAACTGCTGATTTTATCAATACCTTTATTAAACAATACGAACAGGGAGGGAAACTTCCGGTATGGGAACTGGCTTCCAATGAAACAGAATGTATGATTGGCTACCACTCTGTTTCCGTCATTGCAGATGCTATGGCTAAGGGAATTCAGGGGTTTGATTATGAAAAGGCATTTCAGGCTGCAAAAGGTTCTGCCATGCAGGATATTTTTGGATTGAATGCTTATAAACAGAATCATTATATCAGTATAGATGACGAGCATGAAAGTGTTTCGAAAACTGTAGAATATGCTTATGATGACTGGTGTATTGCTCAGATGGCAAAAATTTTAGGCAAAAAAGAAGAGTATCAGGAGTTCATGAAACGTTCTCAGAACTGGAAAAACCTTTACAATCCAAAAACAGGCTTTATGCAGCCGAGAAAAAACGGGAATTGGTATGAGCCTTTTGATCCGAGAGAAGTTAACAACAATTATACGGAAGGAAACTCGTGGCATTATTCATATTCTGTACAGCAGGACATTCCGGGACTTATTGCTGCTCATGGCGGGAAAGAAAAGTTTGAACAGTTTATTGATGCTATCTTTACTGCTCCTGATAAAACTACGGGAAGAGAACAAGTGGACATCACAGGATTGATGGGCCAATATGCCCAGGGAAATGAGCCAAGCCACCACATTGCCTATCTGTATAATTTCGTCGACAAGCCAGAAAAAACAGATGCGAAAATCAAATACATTCTTGATAATTTTTATAAAAACACCCCTGACGGATTGATCGGAAATGAAGACTGCGGCCAGATGAGTGCCTGGTATGTTTTAAGCTCAATGGGAATTTATTCTGTAACCCCGGGATTACCGGAATGGGAAACCACCACTCCTTATTTTGATGAAATTAAAATTCACCTTGAAGACGGCACTACAAGAACGATTACAAAAACTACAGGCAGAGCGGAGCTCAAAAAATTAGGTTTCGAAAATGTAAAACCTGCTAAAGATTTTAAATATCCTGAACAGACAGCCTCTCCGGTAATTGCTGCCGACAGAATCTTCGACTTTTCTACCAAAGTTGAAATCACTCCATTAAACCCAAGCGACAAAGTATATTATATGACAATGGATGAGAGTGACAGCAATAAAAGAAAGACGTTTTCAACTTATAAAGGACCATTCTCCATCACCAAAACTACTCAGGTAATGGCTTATGCTGAAAGAAACGGCGAAAAAAGTTCTGTAACTACTGCTCATTTCAACAGAAGACCCAATTACTGGGATATTAATATTCTGTCAAAAGTAACTCCACAATACAGTGCTACCGGAAATCTTGCTCTTATTGACGGAATCAGAGGAGATGTTAACTGGAGAAAAGGTGAATGGCATGGTTATCAGGGACAGAATTTTGAAGCCGTTATTGATCTTAAATCCCCTCAAAACATTAAATATTTATCTTCAACGTACCTTCAGGATAGCAAAGCATGGATTCTGATGCCTAAAAAGGTGGAATATTACGCTTCCATGAACGGAAAAGATTTTGTCCTTCTGAAGACCGTTGACAATACTATTGATCCTAAGGATGAAAAAGTACAGATCAAAGATTTTTCTACAGAAATTCTTCCTACCGAAGCACGTTATATCAAAGTAAAAGCCTACTACTTCGGAAAACTTCCGGAATGGCATCAGGGAGCAGGCGGTGATGCTTATATCTTTATTGATGAGATTGCTGTGAAGTAA